In Xiphophorus maculatus strain JP 163 A chromosome 18, X_maculatus-5.0-male, whole genome shotgun sequence, a single genomic region encodes these proteins:
- the usf1 gene encoding upstream stimulatory factor 1, with product MKSQQKSPEPDGNATVNEEGSVATAEDPAAIAAIQSAATFTDPQIKYQVFKTEGAGGQVTYRVIQVSDGQLEAQTDGAAAVGLVAGFPATTQTVTQAVISQPEGLEGDGSAEAQYAYYPASIAEATAGTMVTTVQATDTLLGQTTPAGQLYVMMSPQEVLTGSSQRTIAPRTQPYIAKQEAPRGSRDEKRRAQHNEVERRRRDKINNWIVQLSKTIPECNIDYTKTGQSKGGILSKACDYIKELRQSNMKLGEDSSALERLRVDNQLLRQEVENWESKNQILRNLLRQHGIVGSSSSDPQ from the exons ATGAAGAG CCAACAGAAAAGCCCGGAGCCGGACGGGAACGCCACTGTTAACGAGGAAG GCTCTGTAGCTACAGCAGAAGATCCGGCCGCCATCGCTGCCATTCAGTCTGCCGCCACCTTCACAGACCCACAGATCAAGTATCAAGTCTTCAAGACAGAAGGAGCTGGTGGGCAG GTGACCTACAGAGTGATCCAGGTGTCAGATGGCCAGCTGGAGGCCCAGACAGACGGAGCTGCGGCTGTCGGTCTGGTCGCTGGTTTCCCAGCAACCACACAGACTGTCACACAG GCGGTCATCTCTCAGCCAGAAGGGCTGGAAGGGGACGGCAGCGCTGAGGCACAGTACGCTTATTACCCAGCTTCCATTGCAGAAGCCACTGCTGGCACCATGGTAACCACAGTGCAAGCTACTGACACGCTGCTGGGCCAGACCACCCCAGCAG gtCAGCTTTATGTGATGATGTCACCCCAGGAAGTTTTAACCGGATCCAGTCAGAGGACGATAGCACCGCGCACTCAGCCATACATAGC AAAGCAGGAAGCTCCTCGGGGCTCCAGGGATGAAAAACGGCGAGCGCAGCACAACGAAG TGGAGCGGAGGCGCAGGGACAAGATCAACAACTGGATTGTTCAGCTTTCAAAGACCATCCCAGAGTGTAACATCGACTACACCAAGACAGGCCAG AGCAAAGGGGGGATCCTCTCAAAAGCCTGCGATTACATCAAAGAGCTGAGACAAAGCAACATGAAGCTGGGAGAAGATAGCAGCGCTCTGGAACGACTGCGGGTCGACAACCAACTACTACGGCAGGAA GTGGAAAACTGGGAATCCAAGAATCAGATTCTGAGGAACCTTTTGCGACAGCATGGCATTGTTGGGTCATCGAGCTCGGACCCTCAGTGA